A part of Anabas testudineus chromosome 7, fAnaTes1.2, whole genome shotgun sequence genomic DNA contains:
- the si:ch211-169p10.1 gene encoding coiled-coil domain-containing protein 120 produces MATGVNYWSSYEPSHKVSWSVWGGEQESSSEEGGGGVTWDTLAMEVKGQLISAPDPQICPDRKLNQRMAELQEKRRGLQALLSVRLAELRRICLQEAELTGLVPSDFPLEEGEKPPCVRRRWGLSRQGNRKCRAEEEDSQRSKPKKTLFSGALRKHSDSEHNTHIQTQTHHGKRTVHRGCHTDDSVRSESSSTSDSTGHDNDEGASQCRPPLVSAGSPVEVFYQNKTTRNRSDYPETHQIHRPLPPPPSHPPPRSQDSSSSGPSEPGAAGEGLVRVNTARRSNGSDGFPDRITPPEEGGLQQGGMWVNGVPGSRGTNATGVFRSSNALLDGRTRINNGPTEVGMREGGAGRGRGRGGRGGGYSEVLLDYVWGKQQQLQRQQSQPNSRQPITSQHQPLYNGHSSQQLPGALPTYHGPHGDQQRVKVTRTKSCGPFLPMQQSQSNTHNPPASTIQPDPHPHLLPPRPPQLPPNQDSQLEEATRSLHKALALEGLRDWYLRNTVGSTHQNQTGAKVNSGVGTNVNGGLKGLAGGGGALQRRRTTHGIIHQSTYQAETSHRHATSRHKQTLPHSATFHGHPLHGRSVDSSLYHDSFPPQKQEVPLRDSTVDQPSPGTLV; encoded by the exons ATGGCCACAGGAGTGAACTACTGGAGCTCTTATGAACCCAGTCACAAG GTGAGTTGGAGTGTGTGGGGTGGAGAACAGGAGTCCAGCagtgaggagggaggaggaggggttaCATGGGACACACTTGCcatggaggtcaaaggtcaactcATCTCAGCACCTG ACCCTCAGATCTGTCCAGACAGGAAGTTGAATCAGCGAATGGCAGAGTTGCAGGAGAAGAGGCGGGGCCTGCAGGCATTGCTGAGTGTGCGATTGGCCGAACTGAGACGCATCTGTCTGCAGGAGGCT GAGCTGACAGGGTTGGTGCCCAGTGACTTCCCCCTGGAAGAAGGGGAGAAGCCCCCCTGTGTCCGACGGAGATGGGGGTTATCCCGccaaggaaacaggaagtgtagAGCTGAG gagGAAGACTCTCAGCGTTCGAAGCCGAAGAAAACTTTGTTCAGTGGAGCTCTGAGGAAACACAGCGActctgaacacaacacacacattcaaacacagacTCACCACGGCAAGAGGACAGTACACAGAGGCTGCcacacag aCGACAGCGTGAGGTCAGAGAGCAGCTCTACATCAGACTCAACAGGACACGACAACG atGAAGGTGCCTCTCAGTGTCGCCCCCCGCTGGTCTCTGCTGGTTCTCCAGTTGAGGTTTTCTACCAGAACAAAACCACAAGGAACAG GTCTGACTATCCAGAGACTCATCAGATCCACAGGCCCCTCCCCCCGCCACCATCCCATCCTCCCCCTCGCTCTCaggactcctcctcctccggcCCCTCTGAGCCAGGAGCAGCTGGGGAGGGGTTGGTCAGAGTTAATACAGCCCGTCGCAGTAACGGCTCCGACGGCTTCCCGGACCGCATCACCCCCCCAGAGGAGGGGGGGCTGCAGCAGGGGGGAATGTGGGTTAATGGTGTGCCGGGGTCCAGGGGAACGAACGCCACCGGAGTGTTCAGGAGCTCCAACGCGCTGTTGGATGGACGAACCAGGATTAATAATGGACCCACTGAGGTGGGAATGAGGGAGGGTGGGGCGGGGCGAGGACGGGGACggggaggaagaggtggaggataCAGCGAGGTCCTGCTGGACTACGTCTGgggcaaacagcagcagctgcagcgaCAGCAATCCCAGCCCAACAGCAGGCAGCCAATCACATCACAGCATCAGCCGCTCTACAATGGCCACTCCTCCCAGCAGCTCCCCGGAGCTCTGCCCACCTACCATGGTCCCCACGGTGACCAGCAACGGGTCAAAGTAACCCGCACCAAATCCTGTGGCCCCTTCCTCCCCATGCAGCAGAGCCAGTCCAATACCCATAATCCTCCTGCGTCCACCATCCAGCCTGACCCCCACCCACACCTGCTGCCCCCCCGACCACCACAGCTGCCCCCTAACCAGGATTCTCAGCTGGAGGAGGCCACCAGGAGCCTCCACAAGGCTCTTGCCCTGGAAG GTCTGAGGGACTGGTACCTGAGGAACACGGTCGGCTCCACCCACCAAAATCAAACAGGTGCAAAGGTGAACTCGGGGGTTGGCACAAATGTAAATGGAGGGCTCAAAGGTCTAGCAGGTGGGGGAGGAGCTTTGCAGCGCAGACGGACAACTCACGGCATCATCCATCAGTCGACCTATCAGGCGGAGACGAGTCATCGCCATGCCACATCGcgtcacaaacaaacactgccaCACTCTGCCACGTTCCACGGACACCCACTGCACGGCAG gtctGTGGATAGCTCGCTCTACCACGACTCCTTCCCTCCtcagaaacaggaagttcctctCAGAGACTCGACTGTGGACCAGCCGTCACCTGGGACCCTGGTCTGA